TGCAATCCACCGTCACCAGCGATATCGCGGGCGCAGTCAATGCCGATGTAGCGAACGAGGTACGCGACGCCATCTCAACCGAGATCGCCAGTGACATCAGCAACTCGCTCCCCCTGACTGGCAGCCTCTGAGCGCCAGAGCGCCACGGGCCGGCGTAGTTCACGCCGGCCCGTTTCATCACCGAGGACAGATCAATGAACCTAGCAACCATTACCGTTCTGCTCGCAAGTTTCGTGCTGGCATTGCCGGCAAATGCCCAACAGCGACAAGCGGACTTCAAGGTCGACGCTACAGCCGGCTACCAGTACGACAACAACGTCAGCATCAGTGAGCTCGACGAAAACACCGGCGAGGCCGACAACGCGCTGCTGCTGGAACTGGGTATCAACGGCAACGTAGCAATCAGTGACTCGCTGTCAGTGCACGCCGGCTACCGCTACTCGCAAACCGCGTATCAGGAATTCAGCGAGTTCGATACCGCGCTTCACCAGCTGCATGCCGAAACGCGCTACCGTATCGCGGGCCTGGATACCGGCCTCGCCGTGCGCCATTTCGCCGCTGGCCTGGCTGGCGATCGCTTTCTCGATATCAGCCAGGTCTCGCCCAGCGTCGCACGTCTTATCGGCAACAAGCTGTACCTGCGAGGCGCGTACACGCAGTCAAACAAGACGTACGCTGATCATGAGGGCAGAAACGCAGACAACAGCGCAAGTGATGTCGATGCCTATTTCCTGCTCGATGGCATGCGCCACTACATTGCATTCGGCTACCGGCTCGAGCGCGAAGATGCAATGAACCCCGAACTGGATTTTTCCGGCGATCGCCTGAAGTTTAGCTATGGCCGGCAGCTGCAACGGTTGCAGCTAAAGGCACTGTTGGCATTGGAGAGTCGCGACTACCGCAACGTTACAGAGTCGTTGGGAACCGCGCGCCGTGACAAGCGTTTACGTGCTGGTATGGAAGCAAGCCTGCCGCTCAGCGAGTATTTCCGTTTTGGACTCAAAGCGCAGTATGCGGAGAGTGATTCAAACCTGGACAGCGCCCGCTATGATGAAACAATCTACAACGCTAGTCTTTCGGCTTCGTTTTAGCGCGCGACACAACGGCGGGCAGCCGGGTGACGAGACCGTGGCCATAGACGGGATCGACGCCCTGCTGCCCGAGGTCCGTAGCCGAATCGGCCAGCAGCTGCACCAGTTGCGGGCCGGTCGCGCCCCGGTCCCGGAATGCCTCGGCCGCCAGCACGGCAATACGGGGCGAGGCCATCGAAGTGCCCGACTCTATACGCCAGCCACCGTCGCTACCGGCGACTTTTACATTGACA
The DNA window shown above is from Woeseia oceani and carries:
- a CDS encoding surface lipoprotein assembly modifier — its product is MNLATITVLLASFVLALPANAQQRQADFKVDATAGYQYDNNVSISELDENTGEADNALLLELGINGNVAISDSLSVHAGYRYSQTAYQEFSEFDTALHQLHAETRYRIAGLDTGLAVRHFAAGLAGDRFLDISQVSPSVARLIGNKLYLRGAYTQSNKTYADHEGRNADNSASDVDAYFLLDGMRHYIAFGYRLEREDAMNPELDFSGDRLKFSYGRQLQRLQLKALLALESRDYRNVTESLGTARRDKRLRAGMEASLPLSEYFRFGLKAQYAESDSNLDSARYDETIYNASLSASF